The following proteins come from a genomic window of Eretmochelys imbricata isolate rEreImb1 chromosome 11, rEreImb1.hap1, whole genome shotgun sequence:
- the LOC144272115 gene encoding glycerol-3-phosphate dehydrogenase 1-like protein isoform X1, with product MPPLKVCIVGSGNWGSAIAKIIGKNIQKSNRFDPVMKMWVFEEIINGRKLTEIINKDHENVKYLPGHTLPKNVVAVADVVEASTGADIFIFVIPHQFITQICDQIVGHIKPGAFGISLIKGVDEGAEGLKLISDIIREKLKIEVSVLMGANIASEVADEKFCETTIGCKNEKHGQIFKELMQTPNFRITVVDDCDTVEICGALKNIVAVGAGFCDGLDFGDNTKAAVIRLGLMEMVAFAKLFCRGPVSIATFLESCGVADLITTCYGGRNRKVAEAFVRTGKSIEELEKEMLNGQKLQGPQTSAEVYKMLKQKNMVDKFPLFSTVYQICYEGKLVQEFISCLQNHPQHT from the exons ATGCCTCCTCTGAAAGTCTGCATCGTGGGGTCTGGGAACTG GGGATCTGCTATTGCAAAAATTATTGGCAAAAATATCCAGAAATCTAACAGGTTTGATCCTGTTATGAAGATGTGGGTGTTTGAAGAAATCATAAATGGGAGGAAACTCACAGAGATCATAAACAAAGATCATGAAAATGTGAAGTATCTTCCAGGACATACATTACCTAAAAATGTG GTGGCTGTAGCAGATGTCGTTGAAGCATCGACTGGGGCAGATATTTTCATCTTTGTTATACCCCATCAATTCATTACACAAATTTGTGACCAGATTGTTGGTCACATAAAACCTGGAGCATTTGGCATTTCACTGATCAAG GGGGTTGACGAGGGTGCTGAAGGCTTGAAGCTCATATCAGACATCATTCGAGAGAAACTGAAGATAGAAGTCAGCGTGCTCATGGGGGCCAATATAGCCAGTGAAGTGGCTGATGAGAAGTTCTGTGAAACCACCATCG GGTGCAAAAATGAAAAGCATGGGCAGATCTTTAAAGAATTAATGCAGACCCCAAATTTCAGGATTACCGTGGTGGATGACTGTGATACAGTGGAGATCTGCGGAGCCTTAAAA AACATAGTAGCAGTGGGAGCTGGATTCTGCGATGGACTGGACTTTGGTGATAATACTAAAGCAGCAGTCATTCGTTTGGGCCTCATGGAGATGGTAGCCTTTGCAAAGCTGTTCTGCAGGGGTCCGGTATCAATAGCAACTTTTCTGGAGAGCTGCGGTGTTGCTGATCTAATCACTACATGCTACGGAGGACGCAACAGGAAAGTAGCAGAAGCCTTTGTGCGGACAGGAAAA TCAATTGAGGAGCTGGAAAAAGAGATGCTGAATGGACAAAAGCTACAAGGTCCTCAGACTTCAGCTGAGGTCTATAAGATGCTGAAACAGAAAAACATGGTTGATAA
- the LOC144272115 gene encoding glycerol-3-phosphate dehydrogenase 1-like protein isoform X2: MPPLKVCIVGSGNWGSAIAKIIGKNIQKSNRFDPVMKMWVFEEIINGRKLTEIINKDHENVKYLPGHTLPKNVFITQICDQIVGHIKPGAFGISLIKGVDEGAEGLKLISDIIREKLKIEVSVLMGANIASEVADEKFCETTIGCKNEKHGQIFKELMQTPNFRITVVDDCDTVEICGALKNIVAVGAGFCDGLDFGDNTKAAVIRLGLMEMVAFAKLFCRGPVSIATFLESCGVADLITTCYGGRNRKVAEAFVRTGKSIEELEKEMLNGQKLQGPQTSAEVYKMLKQKNMVDKFPLFSTVYQICYEGKLVQEFISCLQNHPQHT, from the exons ATGCCTCCTCTGAAAGTCTGCATCGTGGGGTCTGGGAACTG GGGATCTGCTATTGCAAAAATTATTGGCAAAAATATCCAGAAATCTAACAGGTTTGATCCTGTTATGAAGATGTGGGTGTTTGAAGAAATCATAAATGGGAGGAAACTCACAGAGATCATAAACAAAGATCATGAAAATGTGAAGTATCTTCCAGGACATACATTACCTAAAAATGT ATTCATTACACAAATTTGTGACCAGATTGTTGGTCACATAAAACCTGGAGCATTTGGCATTTCACTGATCAAG GGGGTTGACGAGGGTGCTGAAGGCTTGAAGCTCATATCAGACATCATTCGAGAGAAACTGAAGATAGAAGTCAGCGTGCTCATGGGGGCCAATATAGCCAGTGAAGTGGCTGATGAGAAGTTCTGTGAAACCACCATCG GGTGCAAAAATGAAAAGCATGGGCAGATCTTTAAAGAATTAATGCAGACCCCAAATTTCAGGATTACCGTGGTGGATGACTGTGATACAGTGGAGATCTGCGGAGCCTTAAAA AACATAGTAGCAGTGGGAGCTGGATTCTGCGATGGACTGGACTTTGGTGATAATACTAAAGCAGCAGTCATTCGTTTGGGCCTCATGGAGATGGTAGCCTTTGCAAAGCTGTTCTGCAGGGGTCCGGTATCAATAGCAACTTTTCTGGAGAGCTGCGGTGTTGCTGATCTAATCACTACATGCTACGGAGGACGCAACAGGAAAGTAGCAGAAGCCTTTGTGCGGACAGGAAAA TCAATTGAGGAGCTGGAAAAAGAGATGCTGAATGGACAAAAGCTACAAGGTCCTCAGACTTCAGCTGAGGTCTATAAGATGCTGAAACAGAAAAACATGGTTGATAA